A window of the Plutella xylostella chromosome 11, ilPluXylo3.1, whole genome shotgun sequence genome harbors these coding sequences:
- the LOC105390593 gene encoding uncharacterized protein LOC105390593 isoform X1: MHHATSATLLPQSEELTRHHRDAAQPRLVHTQFGYILAGNLPEFSHGNSAVSLFCRDCKTDLNSTMKQFWQSESVPQEFTEHESEKVQCEEHFQKTVKLENKQFEVSIPLKVPIYDINNYIGDSLSLALKRFLNLEKKLHNDPSLFKEYKSFIDEYIDLGHASSVDISQYDLNKDPIYFIPHHAVLKPDAVSTKLRVVMDAGMKGSNKMSLNDLLLTGPVIQADMFDILHTSHKWCANNSAILSDIPTEKQQHSDELEFQKEIKTLGLKFNVNTDSFQFAPMLEQPATTKRQILSFISQFFDLLGLAGPLFVQAKEIMQSLWTSKVGWDSAPPPEILTKWQEFYSSLTRMQPLTIKRNVCLDNQTNAELVGFSDSSAKAYGCAIYLRATDKNGKISMSLISSKPRITPLNSNLSMPRLELNAALLLAKTMARVYDSLKDELQIQNVYIHSDSQVVLAWLKTNPIKLNAYVANRIKLMQQLTNNYLWSYIKTDQNPADCLSRGVSPCDLMQHPLWFNGPKFMLDPDYKFTEFNYEAVKCNLPEVKVVSGELNEGGPVCAASLKVNNVVGNIITKYSSISKAQRVLAYVQRFISNLKKTRSEQIKCNYLTYSELNQALLLIIKHEQMKYFSSDIKRLQEGKQTESSLKGLNPFLDADGLLRVGGRLQHSALPYAQKHQIILPNDSYVTQLIVRNEHVKLLP; this comes from the exons ATGCATCATGCAACTTCTGCG accCTGCTGCCGCAGTCTGAAGAGCTCACCCGCCACCACCGCGATGCTGCACAACCGCGCCTAGTTCATACTCAGTTTGGGTACATTCTGGCAGGTAACCTTCCTGAATTTTCACATGGGAATTCTGCTGTTTCTCTATTCTGTAGGGACTGTAAGACTGATCTTAACAGCACAATGAAGCAATTTTGGCAAAGCGAGAGTGTGCCTCAGGAGTTCACAGAACATGAGTCTGAGAAAGTACAGTGCGAGGAGCATTTTCAAAAAACTGTAAAGTTAGAAAACAAGCAATTTGAGGTTTCAATACCATTAAAGGTGCCTATCtatgatataaataattatataggtgACTCTCTTAGTCTCGctttaaaaagatttttgAATCTCGAGAAAAAACTTCATAATGACCCGTCATTATTCAAAGAATACAAAAGTTTCATTGACGAGTACATTGACTTAGGCCATGCGAGTAGTGTAGACATCAGTCAGTATGACCTAAACAAAGATCCTATATACTTCATTCCACATCACGCCGTACTAAAACCTGACGCAGTAAGCACGAAACTTCGTGTCGTCATGGACGCTGGTATGAAGGGATCCAACAAAATGTCACTGAATGACCTATTGCTAACTGGTCCAGTAATACAAGCTGATATGTTTGACATCTTACACACATCGCACAAGTGGTGTGCTAATAATAGTGCAATTTTAAGTGACATACCCACCGAGAAACAGCAGCATTCCGATGAACTTGAATTTCAGAAGGAGATCAAAACGCTAGGGCTAAAGTTCAATGTAAATACAGATTCCTTTCAATTTGCTCCTATGCTTGAGCAGCCTGCTACTACAAAGAGGCAAATATTAAGCTTTATAAGCCAGTTTTTTGACCTGCTTGGTCTGGCTGGTCCTTTATTTGTGCAGGCAAAGGAAATCATGCAGTCGCTTTGGACCTCTAAGGTAGGTTGGGACTCTGCACCCCCACCAGAAATATTAACTAAGTGGCAGGAATTTTATAGTAGTCTAACCAGAATGCAGCCGCTTACAATTAAACGCAATGTGTGCTTAGATAACCAAACAAATGCTGAGCTAGTCGGCTTTTCCGACTCTTCTGCTAAGGCCTATGGCTGTGCTATATACTTGAGAGCAACAGATAAAAATGGTAAGATATCAATGTCACTGATTAGTTCTAAGCCTAGAATAACTCCACTAAACAGTAATCTGTCAATGCCTAGACTTGAGCTAAACGCGGCCCTTTTGTTGGCTAAAACTATGGCTAGGGTGTATGATTCATTAAAAGATGAGTTACAGATTCAAAATGTGTATATTCATAGTGATTCACAAGTAGTGTTAGCTTGGCTCAAAACTAACCCAATCAAGCTGAATGCTTACGTTGCTAACCGCATTAAGTTAATGCAACAATTAACAAACAATTATCTATGGTCTTATATTAAAACAGACCAAAATCCAGCTGATTGCCTGAGCAGAGGTGTCAGCCCATGCGATTTGATGCAACATCCACTATGGTTTAACGGTCCCAAGTTTATGTTAGATCCTGATTATAAATTTACCGAGTTTAACTATGAGGCGGTTAAGTGTAATTTACCAGAAGTTAAGGTAGTGTCAGGTGAGTTGAACGAAGGTGGTCCGGTCTGTGCAGCATCGCTGAAGGTAAACAATGTTGTAGGGAATAtcattacaaaatattcttcTATAAGTAAGGCTCAACGAGTACTTGCCTATGTGCAACGCTTTATAAGCAATCTAAAGAAAACAAGGTctgaacaaataaaatgtaactaTTTAACATATTCAGAGTTGAATCAAGCTTTGCTTCTTATAATAAAGCATGAGCAAATGAAATACTTTTCAAGTGACATTAAAAGGTTACAAGAAGGAAAGCAAACTGAGTCATCATTGAAAGGTTTAAATCCATTTTTGGATGCAGACGGCTTGTTAAGAGTCGGTGGTAGGCTGCAACATTCTGCTTTGCCTTATGCCCAAAAACATCAGATTATCTTACCTAATGATTCATATGTAACACAGTTGATAGTTAGAAATGAGCATGTAAAATTATTACCATAA
- the LOC105390593 gene encoding uncharacterized protein LOC105390593 isoform X2 encodes MEDTDRKSAIARRAYYKGAITKQKAKLQRENLDLASAEMLKLKEAKLVKIYGEYEELCIQLDEDEDDATEEAYLECMERVRIAMNRLNKPQSGSSCSSSKVKLPDVSLPIFDGNYLEYGPFKEMFDAMIDSDPDIQDIQKLFYLRSYLRGEALDLIKNMPVVGSSYKESLNILDDRYNNKSKIVFQHISQLLDIKPISKPNVQCLRTLISEAKQHVAALKNLGQPVEHWDAFLVCILSRKLDQLNSRAFYLEQSSPSVPTYTNFIKFLEARALALESSNVRDNTVKDREVNMRAGSTLQVSQAKTTHVAVDASCNFCDPAAAV; translated from the exons ATGGAAGATACCGACCGAAAAAGTGCTATAGCGAGGCGTGCCTATTATAAGGGCgccataacaaaacaaaaggcCAAGCTGCAACGAGAAAATCTCGACTTGGCAAGTGCTGAAATGCTAAAACTCAAGGAGGCCAAGCTAGTAAAGATATATGGTGAGTACGAGGAACTCTGTATTCAGCTTGATGAGGACGAGGACGATGCGACTGAGGAAGCATATTTGGAATGCATGGAGAGGGTACGCATTGCAATGAATCGCTTGAATAAGCCTCAGTCGGGAAGTTCGTGTTCCAGTTCCAAAGTGAAGCTCCCAGATGTTAGTTTGCCTATATTCGACGGAAATTACTTAGAATACGGTCCCTTCAAAGAAATGTTTGATGCCATGATAGACAGTGATCCCGACATTCAGGATATTCAGAAACTCTTCTACTTGCGAAGTTATTTGCGTGGAGAGGCTCTCGATTTGATAAAGAATATGCCTGTAGTTGGGTCTAGCTACAAAGAAAGTCTGAATATCCTGGATGACAGATATAACAATAAGTCCAAGATTGTATTTCAACACATTTCACAGTTGTTAGATATTAAGCCTATCTCTAAGCCAAATGTACAATGTTTAAGAACTTTGATAAGTGAGGCAAAGCAGCATGTTGCAGCTCTAAAGAACTTAGGACAACCTGTTGAACATTGGGATGCTTTCCTAGTTTGCATTTTAAGTAGGAAGCTTGATCAATTAAATAGTAGGGCATTTTATCTTGAACAAAGCTCACCTTCTGTTCCTACTTAcactaattttataaaatttcttGAAGCACGGGCACTTGCACTGGAGTCCAGCAATGTTCGTGACAATACAGTTAAGGACAGAGAGGTCAACATGAGAGCTGGTTCTACTCTACAAGTGAGTCAAGCCAAAACAACCCACGTAGCTGTCGATGCATCATGCAACTTCTGCG accCTGCTGCCGCAGTCTGA